The following are encoded together in the Naumannella cuiyingiana genome:
- a CDS encoding M20/M25/M40 family metallo-hydrolase: MTDAATTRPGTRRPDAEVVDLCAELIRIDTTNFGPGVDGPGERAGAEYVAAKLDEVGIDCTLYESEPRRTTLVADFAPEGTEPGAEPLLIHGHLDVVPADAADWTVDPFAGELRDGMVWGRGAVDMKDFDAMVLSVVRDRVRTGRAPRRPLRLIFTADEEAGGVLGADWLVRNHPETVEGCTHAIGEVGGFSLTVRDDLRLYLVQTAEKGMAWLKLIADGTAGHGSMRNDDNAVTELAAAVARIGSHRWPHRITDAQRAFLDAIADAWQVELDPDDVETTLARLGSIARMVGATMSNTANPTMLQAGYKVNVIPGRATAGLDGRIVPGGDEEFFATLSELLGDKVRYEIDVHSSGIETEFAGGLADAMQASLAAEDPHARAVPFLMSGGTDAKAWHRMGVRCFGFAPLRLPPELDFVGMFHGVDERVPTDSLEFGARVLDRFLDLA, encoded by the coding sequence ATGACCGACGCAGCGACCACGCGCCCCGGCACGAGACGACCCGATGCGGAGGTGGTCGACCTCTGCGCGGAACTGATCAGGATCGACACCACCAACTTCGGCCCGGGCGTCGACGGGCCCGGGGAGCGGGCGGGCGCCGAGTATGTCGCCGCGAAGCTCGACGAGGTCGGCATCGATTGCACCCTGTACGAGTCCGAGCCGCGGCGTACCACGCTTGTTGCGGATTTCGCGCCCGAGGGGACCGAGCCGGGCGCCGAGCCGCTGCTGATCCACGGACACCTCGACGTGGTGCCGGCCGATGCTGCCGACTGGACGGTCGATCCGTTCGCCGGCGAGTTGCGCGACGGCATGGTCTGGGGGCGCGGCGCGGTGGACATGAAGGACTTCGACGCGATGGTGCTCTCGGTGGTACGCGACCGCGTCCGGACGGGCCGGGCTCCCCGGCGCCCGCTCCGGCTGATCTTCACCGCCGACGAGGAGGCCGGCGGGGTGCTCGGCGCCGACTGGCTGGTCCGCAACCATCCGGAGACGGTCGAGGGCTGCACGCACGCGATCGGCGAGGTGGGCGGATTCTCGTTGACGGTACGCGATGACCTGCGGCTCTATCTCGTACAGACCGCCGAGAAGGGGATGGCCTGGCTCAAGCTGATCGCCGACGGCACCGCGGGGCACGGCTCGATGCGCAACGACGACAATGCGGTCACCGAGCTGGCCGCCGCCGTCGCCCGGATCGGCAGCCACCGCTGGCCACACCGGATCACCGATGCCCAGCGCGCGTTCCTCGACGCGATCGCCGACGCCTGGCAGGTCGAGCTCGATCCCGACGACGTCGAGACCACACTCGCGCGGCTCGGCTCGATCGCCCGGATGGTCGGCGCGACGATGTCCAATACCGCCAACCCGACGATGCTGCAGGCCGGTTACAAGGTGAACGTGATCCCGGGCCGCGCCACGGCGGGCCTGGACGGGCGGATCGTGCCGGGTGGCGACGAGGAGTTCTTCGCGACGCTGTCCGAACTGCTCGGGGACAAGGTGCGCTACGAGATCGACGTGCACAGCTCGGGGATCGAGACCGAGTTCGCGGGCGGGCTGGCCGATGCGATGCAGGCGAGCCTGGCCGCGGAGGATCCGCATGCCCGGGCCGTGCCGTTCCTGATGAGCGGTGGCACCGACGCCAAGGCGTGGCACCGGATGGGAGTCCGGTGCTTCGGTTTCGCCCCGCTCCGGCTGCCCCCCGAGCTCGATTTCGTCGGCATGTTCCACGGCGTGGACGAGCGCGTGCCGACCGATTCCCTCGAATTCGGCGCGCGCGTCCTGGACCGATTCCTCGACCTCGCCTGA
- a CDS encoding DUF5703 family protein — translation MGVTAIEYEEQRVRLDRTLSRRAVARLLTDAAEYRGWELHRLRRYRDGTRDAWMRRKIIRARRTLP, via the coding sequence ATGGGAGTCACCGCGATCGAGTACGAGGAGCAGCGGGTACGCCTGGACCGGACGCTGTCGAGGCGAGCCGTCGCCCGCCTGCTCACCGATGCCGCGGAGTACCGGGGCTGGGAATTGCATCGGCTGCGCCGTTACCGCGATGGCACCCGGGACGCCTGGATGCGGCGCAAGATCATTCGCGCCCGGCGCACCCTGCCGTGA
- a CDS encoding aldo/keto reductase translates to MIRRHVGHTGLQVSRLGLGTMTWGSDVGMPEARSLLTTFHQAGGTMIDTAAAYGRGAAEQMLGTLLDSVVPRDEMIIATKAGFGVRDGHRVVDTSRSGMLHDLDQSLERLGTDWIDLWQVHAFGEAPIEETLAAMDYAVSSGRVRYVGVSNFVGWQTAYAAAWQRAVPGRTPVASGQAEYSLLARRAEMEILPATRRLGMGFFPWSPLGRGVLTGKYRAGLPRGSRGASDHFAWFVEPYLEQRYRGVVEAVTRAADGMDLQPLQVALLWVRDAPGVTAPLLGARTADQLITCLRTEEMELPAEIAAALDDVSGGPVAARGAETGA, encoded by the coding sequence ATGATCCGTCGCCATGTCGGCCATACCGGGCTGCAGGTCTCGCGCCTGGGCCTCGGCACGATGACCTGGGGCAGTGATGTCGGCATGCCCGAGGCTCGTTCGCTGCTGACCACCTTCCACCAGGCGGGCGGGACCATGATCGACACCGCCGCTGCCTATGGTCGCGGCGCCGCGGAACAGATGCTCGGCACGCTGCTCGACTCGGTCGTCCCGCGGGACGAGATGATCATCGCAACCAAGGCCGGGTTCGGCGTCCGCGACGGGCACCGGGTCGTCGACACCTCGCGCAGCGGGATGTTGCACGATCTCGATCAGTCGCTGGAGCGCCTGGGCACGGACTGGATCGATCTGTGGCAGGTGCACGCCTTCGGCGAGGCGCCGATCGAGGAAACCCTGGCCGCGATGGACTATGCGGTCTCCTCCGGTCGGGTCCGCTATGTCGGGGTGTCCAATTTCGTCGGTTGGCAGACCGCCTATGCGGCGGCCTGGCAGCGGGCCGTGCCCGGCCGCACGCCGGTGGCCAGCGGCCAGGCGGAGTACTCGTTGCTGGCCAGGCGGGCCGAGATGGAGATCCTGCCGGCCACCCGGCGGCTCGGGATGGGCTTCTTCCCGTGGTCGCCGCTGGGCCGTGGCGTGCTCACCGGGAAGTATCGCGCCGGCCTGCCGCGCGGCTCGCGCGGTGCCAGTGATCATTTCGCCTGGTTCGTCGAGCCCTATCTGGAGCAGCGCTATCGCGGCGTGGTGGAGGCGGTCACCCGGGCCGCCGACGGGATGGATCTGCAGCCGCTGCAGGTCGCGCTGCTGTGGGTACGCGATGCGCCCGGGGTGACGGCCCCGTTGCTCGGCGCGCGGACCGCCGACCAGTTGATCACCTGCCTGCGCACCGAGGAGATGGAGTTGCCGGCCGAGATCGCGGCCGCCCTCGATGATGTCTCCGGCGGGCCGGTCGCGGCCCGCGGCGCCGAGACCGGCGCCTGA
- a CDS encoding LLM class F420-dependent oxidoreductase, with amino-acid sequence MKLSLNIGYMTGRDRPEDALRLTRHAEMLGFDTVWAAEAYGVDCVSFLAWLAGQTSKINVGSAVMQIPGRTPAMTAMTATGMDAVSGGRFRLGLGVSGPQVAEGWHGRPFAKPLARSREYVGIVRAALSGEVVSSDGEHYPLPLPGGAGKPLKIMARPVADRVPIYLAAVGPKNVELAGEIADGLQAIFYAADASEGLNAAIDAGLARSGRTRDQFDVMASVPLAAGDDVAAAADSLRPHVALYVGGMGSRKQNFYNAHAVRMGYADAAARIQDLYLSGNQREAAREVPQELVERVALVGDVGRLTTSLRALADSGLTNCAVSPAGTGVDAKIAQLDALAEAYRNL; translated from the coding sequence ATGAAGCTGTCGCTGAACATCGGCTACATGACGGGTCGTGATCGTCCCGAGGACGCCCTGCGGCTGACCCGGCACGCGGAGATGCTCGGCTTCGACACCGTCTGGGCCGCCGAGGCGTACGGCGTCGACTGCGTCTCCTTCCTCGCCTGGCTCGCCGGGCAGACCTCGAAGATCAATGTCGGTTCGGCGGTGATGCAGATCCCGGGGCGTACCCCCGCGATGACCGCGATGACGGCGACCGGGATGGATGCCGTCAGCGGGGGACGGTTCCGGCTCGGACTGGGGGTTTCCGGACCCCAGGTCGCCGAGGGCTGGCACGGCCGGCCCTTCGCCAAGCCGCTCGCCCGCAGCCGGGAGTATGTCGGCATCGTCCGTGCCGCGTTGTCGGGCGAGGTGGTCAGCAGCGACGGTGAGCACTATCCGCTGCCGCTGCCCGGCGGGGCCGGCAAACCGCTCAAGATCATGGCGCGTCCGGTCGCCGATCGGGTGCCGATCTATCTGGCCGCGGTCGGTCCGAAGAATGTCGAGCTGGCCGGGGAGATCGCCGACGGACTGCAGGCGATCTTCTACGCCGCCGACGCCTCCGAGGGCCTGAACGCGGCGATCGACGCCGGCCTCGCGCGCTCCGGGCGTACCCGCGACCAGTTCGACGTGATGGCCAGCGTCCCGCTCGCCGCCGGCGACGACGTCGCCGCGGCCGCCGACTCGTTGCGCCCGCACGTCGCGCTCTACGTCGGCGGGATGGGCAGCCGGAAGCAGAACTTCTACAACGCACACGCCGTCCGGATGGGGTACGCCGACGCGGCCGCGCGGATCCAGGACCTCTACCTGTCGGGCAACCAGCGCGAGGCGGCGCGGGAGGTGCCGCAGGAGCTCGTCGAGCGGGTGGCGCTGGTCGGCGATGTCGGGCGCCTGACGACATCGTTGCGCGCCCTGGCCGACAGCGGCCTGACCAACTGCGCGGTCAGCCCCGCCGGCACGGGCGTCGACGCCAAGATCGCTCAGCTCGACGCGCTCGCCGAGGCGTACCGCAACCTGTGA
- a CDS encoding undecaprenyl-diphosphate phosphatase translates to MSWLEAIVLGIVQGLTEFLPISSSAHVSIVGQQFGSDPGAAFTAITQLGTETAVVVYFRKKIWRILSHWCLALVGKIPRNDPDARLGWLVILGSIPIIVLGVVLEPLIEGPFRNLWITVAMLAGVGLLMGLGDRVGKETKELDQISWRDGIIFGIAQACALVPGVSRSGGTITAGLFMGYTRRAAAEYSFLLAIPAVFGSGLYKLTDVADEPDPAWGPIIVATVLAFAIGLAVIHWLMRYISNHSFAPFVIYRVALAIGLAILLLAGIIPPVTTG, encoded by the coding sequence ATGAGCTGGCTGGAAGCGATCGTCCTGGGGATCGTCCAGGGACTCACCGAGTTCTTGCCCATCTCGTCGAGCGCACACGTCTCGATCGTCGGGCAGCAGTTCGGTTCGGACCCGGGTGCCGCCTTCACCGCCATCACCCAGCTCGGCACCGAGACCGCGGTCGTCGTCTACTTCCGCAAGAAGATCTGGCGGATCCTCAGCCACTGGTGCCTGGCGCTCGTCGGCAAGATCCCCCGCAACGATCCCGACGCCCGCCTCGGCTGGCTGGTGATCCTCGGCTCGATCCCGATCATCGTCCTCGGCGTCGTGCTCGAGCCGCTGATCGAGGGACCGTTCCGCAATCTGTGGATCACGGTGGCGATGCTCGCCGGCGTCGGCTTGTTGATGGGCCTCGGTGACCGGGTCGGCAAGGAGACCAAGGAACTGGACCAGATCAGTTGGCGCGACGGCATCATCTTCGGCATCGCCCAGGCCTGTGCGCTGGTGCCCGGGGTGTCGCGATCGGGCGGCACGATCACGGCCGGGCTGTTCATGGGCTACACCCGCCGGGCCGCGGCCGAGTACTCGTTCCTGCTGGCCATTCCGGCCGTCTTCGGCTCCGGGCTGTACAAGCTGACCGACGTCGCCGACGAGCCCGATCCCGCCTGGGGCCCGATCATCGTCGCCACGGTGCTGGCGTTCGCGATCGGCCTCGCGGTGATCCACTGGCTGATGCGCTACATCAGCAACCACAGCTTTGCGCCGTTCGTGATCTATCGGGTGGCGCTGGCCATCGGGTTGGCGATCTTGCTGCTGGCCGGGATCATCCCGCCGGTCACGACCGGATGA
- a CDS encoding flavin reductase: MSIHADHPFLPPDDARDPLRRLRGRLAAPVTVWTIGAPGQRPEGWTLSSVLIADGDPPEVLGLLDPDSELADALPGATTATVNVLAEGQAAVAEAFARVAPAPGGPFRTGEWLDDAHGPRLAGAAGWLGVRLMPDPGRAGYALLLRGVVETAQVGGAEPLFHLRGRYLS; encoded by the coding sequence GTGAGCATCCATGCCGACCACCCGTTCCTGCCGCCCGACGACGCCCGCGATCCGTTGCGCCGGCTCCGCGGCCGGCTCGCGGCGCCGGTGACGGTGTGGACGATCGGCGCGCCGGGGCAGCGCCCGGAGGGCTGGACCCTGTCGTCGGTGCTGATCGCCGACGGCGATCCGCCGGAGGTGCTCGGGCTGCTGGACCCCGATTCGGAGTTGGCCGATGCGCTCCCCGGCGCGACGACCGCGACCGTCAACGTGCTCGCCGAGGGTCAGGCCGCGGTGGCCGAAGCGTTCGCCCGCGTCGCGCCGGCGCCGGGCGGGCCGTTTCGCACCGGCGAGTGGCTCGACGATGCCCACGGTCCCCGGTTGGCCGGCGCCGCCGGCTGGTTGGGGGTACGCCTGATGCCGGACCCCGGGCGCGCCGGTTATGCCCTGTTGCTGCGCGGGGTCGTCGAGACCGCGCAGGTCGGCGGGGCCGAACCGCTGTTCCATCTGCGTGGCCGCTACCTGTCCTGA
- a CDS encoding MSMEG_4193 family putative phosphomutase: MTTVLLVRHGRSTANTARVLAGRTPGIDLDETGRGQASRLGDALREVELAAAVTSPLERCRQTAELILAGRGLEPVVEPELTECDYGEWTNRSLGELAKEDLWRTVQAAPSAVTFPGGESMTAMAARGVAAIRAHAARVAAEHGPNAVWLAVSHGDVIKAILADALGLHLDQFQRISTHPAGLSVLSTLDGRTRVLTLNAGTDVAALVPRAPVGEGTPGGDVDDPTEPGAGSPAEESGVAAGGGA; encoded by the coding sequence ATGACGACGGTGCTCCTGGTCCGCCACGGGCGTTCGACGGCCAATACCGCGCGCGTGCTCGCCGGCCGCACACCGGGGATCGACCTGGACGAGACGGGTCGGGGGCAGGCGAGCCGGCTCGGCGACGCGCTGCGGGAGGTCGAGCTGGCCGCCGCCGTGACCTCCCCGCTGGAGCGCTGCCGGCAGACGGCCGAGCTGATCCTCGCCGGCCGGGGGCTCGAGCCGGTCGTCGAGCCCGAACTGACCGAGTGCGACTACGGCGAGTGGACCAACCGGTCGCTGGGCGAGCTGGCGAAGGAGGACCTGTGGCGTACCGTGCAGGCCGCGCCGTCCGCCGTGACCTTTCCCGGCGGGGAATCGATGACGGCGATGGCGGCGCGGGGCGTGGCGGCGATCCGCGCGCATGCGGCCCGGGTCGCGGCCGAGCACGGACCGAACGCGGTCTGGCTGGCGGTCAGCCACGGTGACGTGATCAAGGCGATCCTGGCTGATGCGCTCGGCCTGCACCTGGACCAGTTCCAGCGCATCTCGACCCATCCGGCGGGCCTGTCGGTGCTGTCCACCCTCGACGGTCGGACCCGCGTGCTGACGCTGAATGCCGGGACCGATGTGGCGGCGCTGGTGCCGCGGGCGCCGGTGGGCGAGGGCACCCCCGGCGGCGACGTGGACGATCCGACCGAGCCCGGCGCGGGTTCGCCCGCGGAGGAATCCGGCGTTGCTGCCGGTGGCGGGGCCTAA
- a CDS encoding DUF3090 family protein, translating to MSIVEHRYDAPDRFVAGTVGEPGERTFFLQAREGNRITSVVCEKQQVSVLAEHLGRILDEVVRRSGDVPDAYAQPRDVQPLDAPIDEEFRVGTMTLAWDPDQARVVIEMFAQTDAADDMPDDETSADEVAAAESERAGEVFVVRITPAGAREFVARANAVVAAGRPACPFCAQPLDPAGHICPRSNGYRRPLFASGE from the coding sequence ATGTCGATCGTCGAGCACCGGTACGACGCTCCGGACCGATTCGTCGCCGGGACAGTGGGGGAGCCGGGAGAGCGGACGTTCTTCCTGCAGGCCCGCGAGGGCAACCGGATCACCAGCGTGGTGTGTGAGAAGCAGCAGGTCTCGGTGCTCGCCGAGCACCTCGGGCGGATCCTCGACGAGGTGGTACGCCGAAGCGGTGACGTGCCCGATGCCTACGCCCAGCCCCGTGACGTGCAGCCGCTCGATGCGCCGATCGACGAGGAGTTCCGCGTCGGCACGATGACGCTGGCCTGGGATCCCGACCAGGCCCGCGTGGTGATCGAGATGTTCGCCCAGACCGACGCCGCGGACGACATGCCCGACGACGAGACCTCGGCCGACGAGGTCGCCGCCGCCGAGTCCGAGCGCGCCGGCGAGGTCTTCGTGGTGCGGATCACGCCGGCCGGAGCGCGGGAGTTCGTGGCCCGGGCCAATGCGGTCGTCGCCGCGGGTCGGCCCGCCTGTCCCTTCTGCGCCCAGCCGCTCGACCCCGCCGGGCACATCTGCCCGCGCTCCAACGGCTACCGTCGTCCCCTGTTCGCCTCGGGTGAGTGA
- a CDS encoding SCO1664 family protein has product MSEVSALDPSFAGELTIRGRLTTASNATFLVQVGDRLAVHKPVRGERPLHDFPDGTLAAREVAAYRLSSLAGFDLVPATVLVDGPLGPGSLQAWVDEADYDLVDLISEHDDLAGRLPVMDGFGAADEPVLVVHADDDRLRRLAVFDVVINNADRKGGHILTREGRVFAVDHGVCFHTQDKLRTVLWGFAGEPLTDEHRALVAAARDAAGELSGLLSAAEVAAVAARAEALLAAGVLPEPAEHRFPFPWPPF; this is encoded by the coding sequence GTGAGTGAGGTCTCCGCGCTGGATCCGTCCTTCGCCGGCGAGCTGACGATCCGAGGGCGGCTGACGACGGCATCGAATGCGACCTTCCTGGTCCAGGTCGGCGATCGGTTGGCCGTCCACAAGCCGGTCCGCGGCGAGCGCCCGTTGCACGACTTTCCCGACGGCACGCTCGCCGCCCGCGAGGTCGCGGCGTACCGCCTGTCCAGTCTGGCCGGGTTCGATCTTGTCCCGGCGACCGTGCTGGTGGACGGACCGCTCGGCCCGGGTTCCCTGCAGGCGTGGGTGGACGAGGCCGACTACGACCTGGTGGACCTGATCAGCGAACACGATGATCTTGCCGGCCGGCTGCCCGTGATGGACGGCTTCGGCGCGGCCGACGAACCCGTCCTGGTGGTCCATGCCGACGATGATCGACTGCGCCGACTCGCCGTCTTCGATGTGGTGATCAACAATGCCGACCGCAAGGGTGGCCACATCCTGACCCGCGAGGGACGGGTGTTCGCCGTCGATCACGGCGTGTGCTTCCACACCCAGGACAAGCTGCGGACGGTGCTGTGGGGTTTCGCCGGCGAGCCGTTGACCGACGAGCACCGGGCACTGGTGGCCGCGGCCCGGGACGCGGCCGGCGAGTTGTCCGGGCTGTTGTCGGCCGCCGAGGTTGCCGCGGTCGCGGCCCGGGCCGAGGCGCTGCTCGCGGCCGGAGTACTGCCCGAGCCGGCCGAGCACCGTTTCCCGTTCCCCTGGCCGCCGTTCTGA